GCAGACTCGTGCTGATGCCGTTGCAGTAAATTTCGTTAGTATCGAGCGATTCAGGTTCGAGGTAAACGTGGTGGCTGGGACGGTCAGCGAAGCGGACGACCTTATCCTCGATACTCGGGCAGTAGCGCGGGCCGCTGGTTTCGATCTGGCCGTTGTACATCGGCGCACGGTGGAGATTGGCGCGGATCAACTCATGAATCGCTTCGTTCGTGTGCGTGATGTGGCAGGGTCGCTGTTCGAGCACAGGGAAGCGTCGCCCGGACGGAACAGCCGCACCGCTGAGTGTCAGATCGCTGAACGGTACAGGCTGGCGATCTCCCGGCTGCAACTCCAGCGCGGAAAAGTCGATCGTCTCGGCGGCCAGTCGCGGCGGTGTGCCCGTCTTGAGTCGCCCAAGCTCAAATCCCAGCTCGCGCAGTGCCCCGCTGATGCCGACCGCTGCCTCCTCATTGACCCGCCCCCCCTGCGTCTTTCGCTCACCCGTGTGCATCAGGCCGCGCATGAACGTGCCCGTGGTCAACACCACCGCCTTCGCCGCGAGGTATAGCGTGTCGCCATCCGCATTTTGTGTGCGTGCTTTCACCCAGACGCCGGCCACTTTCCCCCGCTCAACGACGATGCGTTCCACTTCGCCGGCGATCACGTCGATCTCTCGCCGCGACGCGAGCAGTTCCTGCACCTGTGCGGCGTAGCGGTGCTTGTCACACTGGGCACGCGGTCCCCAGACGGCCGGACCTTTGCTGGCGTTGAGCATGCGAAACTGAATGCCCGTCGCATCCGTCGCCAGGGCCATCATTCCACCCAGAGCGTCGATCTCGCGGACCATCTGCCCCTTGGCCAGGCCGCCGATCGCCGGATTGCACGACATCGTGCCGGTGCGCCGCGGGTCCATCGTCACCAGCGCGACGCGCGCACCGAGATTTGCTCCGGCCCACGCGGCTTCCGCGCCAGCGTGTCCGCCGCCGATCACGATGATGTCAAACGGTTCCTGCTTCATCGTTGCATGAATCTGAAATCGCACGGTTCACCGTCTTGCAACGGTACCGCGTCGAATTGCAAAAGGGGACAATGATATCGCGATTCGCCGCCGTTCTCATCCTCGACGGCCGATCATTCCCATCCATGCGGCGGGTGCCGTGGCGGGCGGCATCTGGCGGAAAAAGTGATCCCACAACGCCGACAACCCGTCGGCACCCAGCAGCAGCAGCATGGCGAATATCCCCACGACGATGAGCACCGTGACGTAACCGCAGAATGAAAACAGGCCGTCACGTTCCATCAGGCCGGCCGCCACCAGGATGATGGGAACCGCTGCGATCAGATTCGTACCCGGAATGGGCAGCGGGAGAAACAGCAGCATTGCCGCCACCACGATCGCCCAGCCGTGCAGGACGCGCACGCCGGGGACGAAAAAGATTCCCCAGCGCGGCCTGACGATCTTTTCCATCGGTCGCGCGATCCGTAACGCCCCGCGCAACAGCCGCTGAAGCAGGCTTTGCTTGACCTCTCGCCGCAGAATGAACTCCGGCAGCCAGGGACGCAGACCAAACCCGATGCGGATTCCGATGATCGCAATCGCCAGGGCAAACGGCATCGACAAACCCGGCAGCGGGATCGGTAGCGCAAACGGTGCCGCCAGCAAAATCACCAGCACCGCGAAACCGCGACCCTTCAGCTCGCGCTCCAGACAGCCGATCGTCATCGCTCGCGTCCGGGAAAGCTCGATGAGCTGCTGAAGGTCCTCAGTAAACGTGTTTTGATGGGACTCGAAAATTGTCTCCGATCCCGACGCAGCAGCATCGGTCGAGGCGGGCGGTGTGGCGCGTGGTGTCGGGGCGATTGGGCCGGGTCGCACAAATTCCGCCTTGTCAGTTGGGAATGTCGTCCCTGAATCTTATGCGCATCATGCTGCGCGAGTTCACCCGTCGATCAGACCCGCAATCTACCGCCCCACCGCCATCGGTCCTGCGTGCGAATACTCCGTCGGCTTGACCGCATCACCGAAAAGCATTTCGCCGCAGCCATCTCGATCAAACCGGAACATCGCCTGCGTCGCACGGTCAATGTCGATCTCCGACACCAGCAACTCCTCGCGCTTCAGCTCCGTCTGCGCGTGAATCCGGCCGTCAGGCGCCACGATCATCGAGCGGCAATTCTGATGTTCGAGATAACAGCAATTACACGAGGCAAACCAGATCGTATTCTCCGCGGCGCGGGTCGTGATCATGGCGTGATGCACGGGTATCTTCCAGTCGGCGGGACGTGTCGTATTGTTCTGCGGATGAAAAACGAGCTGCGCGCCAAGCTCGACGCAGGCACGGGTCGTCGCCGCAAAACGGAATCCCTCAAAACAGATCACGACGCCCACTTTCACCCCGCACAAATCAAACACCGCAAATCCTTCGCCGGGCGAGTAGGCGACCGCATCGAGAGGCGTGAGGCGCGTCTTGTGATGCACACCCAGGATGCGGCCCTGCTCCGAAATCACCAGCGCGGAGTTGTACGGCTTACCGTGTCGCGGATCGCTCTCCAGCGGCGTCTCGGTGCCCAGTATGCACGCCATGCCAAGCTCGCCGCAGCGCCGGGCGACCTTCTCATGGAGTTCCTTCAACGCCTCGACCGGCACCGGCGCATCGGTCGGTGTCACATCCACCCGATAGCCCACCGTCTGCGTCTCCGGAAAGCAGACGATCTGCACGCCCGCTCGGCCGGCATCCTCCAGAAATCGCGTAATCGTCGCTGCGTTTTCCGCGAAATCAGCCGTCTGCTTCGTCTGCGCCAGTGCGATCCTGATCGCTTTCATGGTTGTCTCCAAAATCCGATATTTCACGGCTTGTCGAGAGGTTTTTCCGTCGTCTGGCCGGTCATTTTCCGCGCATCCAGCAGTTCGTCGAGTTGCGCATCATCGAGCAGTTTGTACTCGCGGACCAGTTGGCGGATCGTCTTGCCGCTTTCGTGAGCCTCCTTGGCCAGCCGGGCGGCGGTGTCGTAGCCAAGCACCGTCGCCAGCGGCGTAACCATCATCAGCGAACGCTCCACCAGTTCCGCACAGCGTGTCCGGTTGACCTCCAGCCCGGTGAGCAGCTTGTCCGCCATGACCCGACACGCACCGGTGAGCAGACGGATCGACTCGATCATCGCATCGGCCATCACAGGCATGGCGACATTCAGCTCCAGCAGCGAGCCGACCCCGCCCAGCCCGCCCGTGGTGATGACCGCATCATTACCGATCACCCGACAGCAAACCTGGATGACGCTTTCGCAGATGACGGGATTGACCTTGCCCGGCATGATCGACGATCCGGGCTGGATCGCCGGCAGAATAAGCTCGCCCAGCCCGCCGCGCGGCCCGGAGCCGAGCAGACGGATATCGTTGGCGATTCTCGTGAGCGAGACGGCGAAAGTCTTGAGCTGACCATGAGCCGCGACCATGCGGTCCTTGACGCTCTGAGCAGCAAAGGGATTCGCAGCCGTGGCCAACCGATCATGCAAGCTCTTGATGCCGTAAATCCGCTCAAGTTCTTTCGTGACCAGCGCGCCGAACCGGGGGTGCGTGTTGACTCCGGTGCCGACCGCCGTACCGCCGATCGCCAGCCCGGTGCGCAGGCCGCCTGCCGCAGCCTCGATCAGCTCGATCGCCGATCCGACTTGCGCGCCGTACCCGCTGAAAACCTGTCCCATTCGGATCGGGGTGGCGTCCATCAAATGCGTGCGGCCGATCTTGATGACGTCATCCCATCGCTGCGCCTGCTCATTGAGGATTTCCCGACATCGCGCCGCAGCGGGGATCAACTCCCGGAGCATCAGCTCAGACGACGCCAGATACATCGCCGTCGGAAACGTGTCATTGCTCGACTGGCCCATGTTGACGTGATCGTTGGGATGGATGCGCAGCGATGAAGATGGCGGCGCATCACCCGACCCGGCTTGATTGATCCTCATCGCGCGGTGGGCGATCACCTCGTTGACGTTCATGTTGGTCGATGTACCGCTGCCGGTCTGGTACACATCGACGGGGAAGTGCTCATCCAGTCTGCCGTCGGCGACCTCACCGGCTGCGGCGATGATCGCGTCGGCAATCGGCGCGGGCAGCTTGCCCAGTTCACGATTCACGCAGGCGCACGCCGCCTTGAGCCGACCGTAAGCGTGAATGATCTCCACGGGTACACGCCGACCGCTGACGGGAAAGTTCAACACCGCCCGTTGCGTGCTCGCGCCCCACAACGCCCAGTCAGGCACTTCCATCGTGCCCATCGAGTCGCGTTCGATCCGTGTTTTCGCCTCGCTCATGGGT
The sequence above is drawn from the Phycisphaeraceae bacterium genome and encodes:
- the mnmG gene encoding tRNA uridine-5-carboxymethylaminomethyl(34) synthesis enzyme MnmG is translated as MKQEPFDIIVIGGGHAGAEAAWAGANLGARVALVTMDPRRTGTMSCNPAIGGLAKGQMVREIDALGGMMALATDATGIQFRMLNASKGPAVWGPRAQCDKHRYAAQVQELLASRREIDVIAGEVERIVVERGKVAGVWVKARTQNADGDTLYLAAKAVVLTTGTFMRGLMHTGERKTQGGRVNEEAAVGISGALRELGFELGRLKTGTPPRLAAETIDFSALELQPGDRQPVPFSDLTLSGAAVPSGRRFPVLEQRPCHITHTNEAIHELIRANLHRAPMYNGQIETSGPRYCPSIEDKVVRFADRPSHHVYLEPESLDTNEIYCNGISTSLPADVQEFVVRNMPGCADAKILRHGYAVEYDMVWPHQIDATCMTKRVEGLFLAGQINGTSGYEEAAGQGLIAGLNAVRLTRGQSLVMLRRDQAYIGVMLDDLVTKTPREPYRMFTSRAEWRLSLRADNADERLTELGRQWGLVDDASWNLYQDRRAALTRLREVMNRATRDGQKLAEWARRPEVDVEALASALSEVGAASADKRLLARVLADIQYAGYLQRQHREVAKLAAQESTRLPTGYDYQRVTGLRREAQQTLQRFQPATLGQASRLAGVTPADIMLLAVSMGR
- a CDS encoding exopolysaccharide biosynthesis protein, which codes for MRPGPIAPTPRATPPASTDAAASGSETIFESHQNTFTEDLQQLIELSRTRAMTIGCLERELKGRGFAVLVILLAAPFALPIPLPGLSMPFALAIAIIGIRIGFGLRPWLPEFILRREVKQSLLQRLLRGALRIARPMEKIVRPRWGIFFVPGVRVLHGWAIVVAAMLLFLPLPIPGTNLIAAVPIILVAAGLMERDGLFSFCGYVTVLIVVGIFAMLLLLGADGLSALWDHFFRQMPPATAPAAWMGMIGRRG
- a CDS encoding carbon-nitrogen hydrolase family protein, which produces MKAIRIALAQTKQTADFAENAATITRFLEDAGRAGVQIVCFPETQTVGYRVDVTPTDAPVPVEALKELHEKVARRCGELGMACILGTETPLESDPRHGKPYNSALVISEQGRILGVHHKTRLTPLDAVAYSPGEGFAVFDLCGVKVGVVICFEGFRFAATTRACVELGAQLVFHPQNNTTRPADWKIPVHHAMITTRAAENTIWFASCNCCYLEHQNCRSMIVAPDGRIHAQTELKREELLVSEIDIDRATQAMFRFDRDGCGEMLFGDAVKPTEYSHAGPMAVGR
- a CDS encoding class II fumarate hydratase, which produces MSEAKTRIERDSMGTMEVPDWALWGASTQRAVLNFPVSGRRVPVEIIHAYGRLKAACACVNRELGKLPAPIADAIIAAAGEVADGRLDEHFPVDVYQTGSGTSTNMNVNEVIAHRAMRINQAGSGDAPPSSSLRIHPNDHVNMGQSSNDTFPTAMYLASSELMLRELIPAAARCREILNEQAQRWDDVIKIGRTHLMDATPIRMGQVFSGYGAQVGSAIELIEAAAGGLRTGLAIGGTAVGTGVNTHPRFGALVTKELERIYGIKSLHDRLATAANPFAAQSVKDRMVAAHGQLKTFAVSLTRIANDIRLLGSGPRGGLGELILPAIQPGSSIMPGKVNPVICESVIQVCCRVIGNDAVITTGGLGGVGSLLELNVAMPVMADAMIESIRLLTGACRVMADKLLTGLEVNRTRCAELVERSLMMVTPLATVLGYDTAARLAKEAHESGKTIRQLVREYKLLDDAQLDELLDARKMTGQTTEKPLDKP